From the Comamonas odontotermitis genome, one window contains:
- a CDS encoding DUF4224 domain-containing protein, translating to MSTLFLNETELAELTGRKYKSRQIEWLRSSGIPFRVNARGHAVVTRGAIEGRKPEPEPVAQKSWKPRVVGVQ from the coding sequence ATGTCCACCCTATTCCTAAATGAAACTGAACTTGCCGAATTGACTGGCCGAAAGTACAAATCTCGTCAGATTGAATGGCTTCGGTCCTCTGGCATACCTTTTCGTGTCAATGCGCGTGGCCATGCAGTTGTTACACGCGGCGCAATTGAAGGCCGTAAACCAGAACCTGAACCAGTTGCACAAAAAAGCTGGAAACCGCGTGTAGTAGGAGTTCAGTGA
- a CDS encoding tyrosine-type recombinase/integrase — MGRKSSRWTNLPPGMRARERGQKVHYYLDTGGKPRKEIPLGSDYVLAVQKWSELSAAKKPKDAQRTFLDIVPVYRAKALPLKAARTRTDNEKELEWLLKFFGDPPAPLDEIEPLHIRQYMEWRLEEARKLAENENKERAGKGLAPLTIPPNIGHVRANREKALFSHMWNFARKEGITKQPNPCAGISKFKETGRDTVIGDALMNRIMKHAATPLQFAIRLAKLTGQRPADVLRMSENHIADGILHVQQGKTAAKLRIEIIGELATLLTEIKAYKALVQSATHHLLVNESGQSLTKNMLRDRFDDARELAQIPKADFQFRDLRATAATSLDDSSGIKDAQALLGHTTEAMTARYIRHKVGKKVKPVA, encoded by the coding sequence ATGGGCCGCAAATCCAGCCGCTGGACAAACCTGCCTCCTGGTATGCGCGCCAGAGAGCGTGGGCAGAAGGTGCACTATTACTTGGACACAGGTGGCAAACCTCGCAAAGAAATCCCGCTAGGCTCTGACTATGTATTGGCTGTTCAGAAATGGAGCGAGCTTTCGGCCGCCAAAAAACCTAAGGATGCGCAACGTACCTTCCTTGATATCGTCCCAGTATATCGAGCCAAGGCATTGCCACTAAAGGCAGCGCGCACACGCACTGATAACGAAAAGGAGCTGGAATGGTTGCTTAAGTTTTTTGGTGACCCACCTGCTCCATTGGATGAAATTGAGCCATTGCACATTCGCCAGTACATGGAGTGGCGTCTTGAAGAGGCAAGAAAACTTGCTGAAAACGAGAATAAAGAACGGGCCGGGAAAGGGCTAGCCCCCCTTACTATCCCTCCGAACATTGGTCACGTTCGCGCCAACCGCGAGAAAGCCCTGTTCTCCCATATGTGGAACTTCGCCCGCAAAGAAGGAATCACCAAGCAACCGAATCCTTGCGCTGGAATCAGTAAGTTCAAGGAAACAGGGAGGGATACCGTTATCGGTGATGCACTCATGAATCGCATCATGAAGCATGCAGCTACGCCACTACAGTTCGCAATTCGGCTTGCAAAGTTGACAGGCCAACGCCCTGCTGATGTGTTGCGAATGAGCGAAAACCATATCGCAGACGGAATTTTGCATGTTCAACAAGGCAAGACAGCGGCCAAGCTGCGCATCGAAATCATTGGCGAGCTTGCCACTCTATTGACGGAGATCAAAGCTTACAAAGCTCTAGTTCAATCCGCAACTCATCATTTGCTGGTCAATGAGAGTGGCCAGTCGTTGACGAAGAACATGCTTCGCGACAGGTTTGACGATGCTCGGGAATTGGCCCAAATTCCAAAAGCAGATTTTCAATTCCGTGACTTGCGCGCCACAGCTGCTACAAGCTTGGATGACAGCTCGGGTATCAAGGATGCCCAGGCCTTGCTTGGTCACACCACAGAAGCGATGACTGCAAGATACATCCGTCACAAGGTAGGAAAAAAGGTGAAGCCTGTAGCCTAA
- a CDS encoding KilA-N domain-containing protein, protein MSFNVRDYEGHPITFRDDGWFNATESAKRFSQEVHEWLRLATTERYIIALGKALGFEPGFSRDKLVRTSKVRGQAGTWLHPKLAIIFARWLSDDFAVWCDCQIDSVIRGSQDWTRARHLSVASAKLLQTMIKECREADGKIAEDVHYMCEHKLVNSLLTGQFKGIDRDNLTGWQLDFIGHFDMRDSFLMARGIEYAERKKLLGEEAKAWRAENVLRIEAANEDQCHIA, encoded by the coding sequence ATGAGTTTTAATGTCCGGGACTATGAAGGACACCCAATTACCTTCCGCGATGACGGCTGGTTTAATGCCACAGAGTCAGCGAAACGCTTCTCTCAAGAAGTACATGAATGGCTCCGACTGGCAACCACTGAGCGTTACATCATCGCCCTCGGAAAGGCACTCGGTTTTGAACCGGGATTTTCCCGGGACAAGCTTGTTCGTACTTCTAAGGTGCGCGGACAAGCTGGGACATGGCTACATCCAAAGCTAGCAATCATCTTTGCACGCTGGCTCTCAGATGATTTCGCAGTATGGTGCGACTGTCAGATTGATAGCGTAATCCGGGGCTCGCAGGACTGGACCCGTGCACGCCATTTATCTGTGGCATCCGCCAAGTTGCTGCAGACGATGATCAAGGAGTGCCGCGAGGCCGATGGCAAGATTGCCGAAGATGTGCATTACATGTGTGAGCATAAGTTGGTTAACTCTTTGCTGACGGGCCAATTCAAGGGGATTGACCGAGACAACCTGACGGGCTGGCAACTTGACTTCATCGGTCACTTTGATATGCGAGACAGCTTCCTGATGGCGCGAGGTATTGAGTATGCTGAGCGCAAAAAACTCCTTGGCGAAGAAGCGAAGGCGTGGCGTGCTGAAAATGTGCTCCGCATCGAAGCCGCCAACGAAGATCAATGCCATATCGCATAG